From one Equus asinus isolate D_3611 breed Donkey chromosome 5, EquAss-T2T_v2, whole genome shotgun sequence genomic stretch:
- the PLOD1 gene encoding procollagen-lysine,2-oxoglutarate 5-dioxygenase 1 isoform X2, which produces MRPLLLLAPLGWLLLAEAKGDAKPEDNLLVLTVATKESEGFRRFKRSAQFFNYKIQALGLGEDWDGDKETSAGGGLKVRLLKKALEKHADKENLVILFTDSYDVVFASGPRELLKKFRQARSQVVFSAEELIYPDRRLEAKYPVVSDGKRFLGSGGFIGYAPNLSKLVAEWEGQDSDSDQLFYTKIFLDPEKRERINITLDHRCRIFQNLVGALDEVVLKFEMGHVRARNLAYDTLPVLIHGNGPTKLQLNYLGNYIPRFWTFETGCTVCDEGLRSLKGIGDEAVPVVLVSVFIEQPTPFLSLFFQRLLRLHYPRKQLRLFIHNHEQHHKAQVEQFLAEHGGEYKSVKLVGPEVRVANADARNMGADLCRQDRGCTYYFSVDADVALTEPKTLRLLIEQNKNVIAPLMTRHGRLWSNFWGAMSADGYYARSEDYVDIVQRRRVGVWNVPYISNIYLIKGSALRAELQQTDLFHHSKLDADMAFCANIRQQDVFMFLTNRHTFGHLLSLDSYQTTHLHNDLWEVFSNPEDWKEKYIHENYTRALAGKLVEMPCPDVYWFPIFTETACDELVEEMEHYGQWSLGDNKDNRIQGGYENVPTIDIHMNQISFEREWHKFLVEYIAPMTEKLYPGYYTRVGTPAVQAGQCSRHRRTQSKQACPQGADTAADWMRPSVRPAFLALGGPSLMPVLLSSSVTQAQFDLAFVVRYKPDEQPSLMPHHDASTFTVNIALNRVGVDYEGGGCRFLRYNCSIRAPRKGWTLMHPGRLTHYHEGLPTTKGTRYIAVSFVDP; this is translated from the exons ACAACCTCTTAGTCCTCACGGTGGCCACGAAGGAGTCCGAGGGGTTCCGACGCTTCAAGCGCTCAGCCCAGTTCTTCAACTACAAGATCCAG GCGCTGGGCCTGGGGGAGGACTGGGACGGGGACAAGGAGACGTCGGCGGGCGGCGGGCTGAAGGTTCGGCTGCTGAAGAAAGCTCTGGAGAAgcatgcagacaaagagaacctGGTCATTCTCTTCACAGACAG CTACGACGTGGTGTTTGCCTCGGGGCCCCGAGAGCTCCTGAAGAAGTTCCGGCAGGCCAGGAGCCAGGTGGTCTTCTCGGCCGAGGAGCTCATCTACCCCGACCGCAGGCTGGAGGCCAAGTACCCGGTGGTGTCGGATGGCAAGAGGTTCCTGGGCTCTGGAG GCTTCATCGGTTATGCCCCCAACCTCAGCAAACTGGTGGCCGAGTGGGAGGGCCAGGACAGCGACAGTGACCAGCTGTTTTATACCAAGATCTTCTTGGACCCAGAGAAGAGG GAGCGGATCAACATCACCCTGGACCACCGCTGCCGTATCTTCCAGAACCTGGTTGGAGCCTTAG ATGAGGTCGTGCTCAAGTTTGAAATGGGCCATGTGAGGGCGCGGAACCTGGCCTACGACACCCTCCCCGTCCTGATTCATGGCAACGGGCCCACCAAG CTGCAGCTGAACTACCTGGGCAACTATATCCCTCGCTTCTGGACCTTCGAGACGGGCTGCACAGTGTGTGACGAGGGCCTGCGCAGCCTCAAGGGCATTGGG GATGAAGCTGTGCCTGTGGTCTTGGTCAGCGTGTTCATCGAGCAGCCCACGCCGTTCCTGTCCCTGTTCTTCCAGCGGCTTCTGCGCCTCCACTACCCCCGGAAACAGCTGCGGCTTTTTATTCATAACCAT GAGCAGCACCACAAGGCTCAGGTGGAGCAGTTCCTGGCAGAGCATGGCGGCGAGTACAAGTCTGTGAAACTGGTGGGCCCCGAGGTGCGGGTGGCAAATGCCGATGCCAGGAACATGGGCGC GGACCTGTGCCGGCAGGACCGTGGCTGCACCTACTACTTCAGTGTGGATGCCGACGTGGCCCTGACCGAGCCCAAGACCCTGCGACTGCTGATCGAGCAGAACAA GAACGTCATCGCCCCGTTGATGACTCGCCACGGGAGGCTGTGGTCGAACTTCTGGGGGGCAATGAGTGCAGATGGCTACTACGCCCGCTCCGAGGACTACGTGGACATTGTGCAGAGGCGGCGTGT TGGCGTCTGGAACGTGCCCTACATCTCGAACATTTACCTGATCAAGGGCAGTGCCCTGCGGGCTGAGCTGCAGCAGACAGATCTGTTCCACCACAGCAAGCTGGACGCCGACATGGCCTTCTGTGCCAATATCCGGCAGCAG GATGTGTTCATGTTCCTGACCAACCGGCACACCTTCGGCCACCTGCTCTCCCTGGACAGCTACCAGACCACCCACCTCCACAACGACCTCTGGGAGGTGTTTAGCAACCCCGAG GACTGGAAGGAGAAGTACATCCATGAGAACTACACCAGGGCCCTGGCGGGGAAGCTGGTGGAGATG CCTTGCCCGGATGTCTACTGGTTCCCCATCTTCACGGAGACGGCCTGTGACGAGCTGGTGGAGGAGATGGAGCACTATGGCCAGTGGTCTCTGGGAGACAATAAG GACAACCGCATCCAGGGTGGCTACGAAAATGTGCCGACCATCGACATCCACATGAACCAGATCAGCTTTGAGCGGGAGTGGCACAAGTTCCTGGTGGAGTACATCGCCCCCATGACGGAGAAGCTGTATCCAGGCTACTACACCAGGGTGGGCACGCCCGCGGTGCAGGCAGG gcagtgttccagGCACCGGAGAACACAGAGTAAACaagcctgccctcagggagccgaCACTGCAGCCGACTGGATGAGGCCCTCTGTCCGCCCTGCCTTCCTGGCCTTGGGCGGCCCCTCTCTAATGCCCGTTCTGCTGTCCTCCTCCGTGACGCAGGCCCAGTTCGACCTGGCCTTTGTTGTCCGCTACAAGCCTGACGAGCAGCCCTCGCTGATGCCCCACCACGATGCCTCCACCTTCACTGTCAACATCGCCCTGAACCGTGTCGGGGTGGATTACGAG GGCGGGGGCTGTCGGTTCCTGCGTTACAACTGCTCCATCCGAGCCCCACGGAAGGGCTGGACCCTCATGCACCCCGGACGACTCACGCACTACCACGAGGGACTCCCCACCACCAAGGGCACCCGCTACATCGCGGTCTCCTTCGTCGATCCCTAA
- the PLOD1 gene encoding procollagen-lysine,2-oxoglutarate 5-dioxygenase 1 isoform X6 — translation MRPLLLLAPLGWLLLAEAKGDAKPEDNLLVLTVATKESEGFRRFKRSAQFFNYKIQALGLGEDWDGDKETSAGGGLKVRLLKKALEKHADKENLVILFTDSYDVVFASGPRELLKKFRQARSQVVFSAEELIYPDRRLEAKYPVVSDGKRFLGSGGFIGYAPNLSKLVAEWEGQDSDSDQLFYTKIFLDPEKRERINITLDHRCRIFQNLVGALDEVVLKFEMGHVRARNLAYDTLPVLIHGNGPTKLQLNYLGNYIPRFWTFETGCTVCDEGLRSLKGIGDEAVPVVLVSVFIEQPTPFLSLFFQRLLRLHYPRKQLRLFIHNHEQHHKAQVEQFLAEHGGEYKSVKLVGPEVRVANADARNMGADLCRQDRGCTYYFSVDADVALTEPKTLRLLIEQNKNVIAPLMTRHGRLWSNFWGAMSADGYYARSEDYVDIVQRRRVGVWNVPYISNIYLIKGSALRAELQQTDLFHHSKLDADMAFCANIRQQDVFMFLTNRHTFGHLLSLDSYQTTHLHNDLWEVFSNPEDWKEKYIHENYTRALAGKLVEMPCPDVYWFPIFTETACDELVEEMEHYGQWSLGDNKDNRIQGGYENVPTIDIHMNQISFEREWHKFLVEYIAPMTEKLYPGYYTRAQFDLAFVVRYKPDEQPSLMPHHDASTFTVNIALNRVGVDYEGGGCRFLRYNCSIRAPRKGWTLMHPGRLTHYHEGLPTTKGTRYIAVSFVDP, via the exons ACAACCTCTTAGTCCTCACGGTGGCCACGAAGGAGTCCGAGGGGTTCCGACGCTTCAAGCGCTCAGCCCAGTTCTTCAACTACAAGATCCAG GCGCTGGGCCTGGGGGAGGACTGGGACGGGGACAAGGAGACGTCGGCGGGCGGCGGGCTGAAGGTTCGGCTGCTGAAGAAAGCTCTGGAGAAgcatgcagacaaagagaacctGGTCATTCTCTTCACAGACAG CTACGACGTGGTGTTTGCCTCGGGGCCCCGAGAGCTCCTGAAGAAGTTCCGGCAGGCCAGGAGCCAGGTGGTCTTCTCGGCCGAGGAGCTCATCTACCCCGACCGCAGGCTGGAGGCCAAGTACCCGGTGGTGTCGGATGGCAAGAGGTTCCTGGGCTCTGGAG GCTTCATCGGTTATGCCCCCAACCTCAGCAAACTGGTGGCCGAGTGGGAGGGCCAGGACAGCGACAGTGACCAGCTGTTTTATACCAAGATCTTCTTGGACCCAGAGAAGAGG GAGCGGATCAACATCACCCTGGACCACCGCTGCCGTATCTTCCAGAACCTGGTTGGAGCCTTAG ATGAGGTCGTGCTCAAGTTTGAAATGGGCCATGTGAGGGCGCGGAACCTGGCCTACGACACCCTCCCCGTCCTGATTCATGGCAACGGGCCCACCAAG CTGCAGCTGAACTACCTGGGCAACTATATCCCTCGCTTCTGGACCTTCGAGACGGGCTGCACAGTGTGTGACGAGGGCCTGCGCAGCCTCAAGGGCATTGGG GATGAAGCTGTGCCTGTGGTCTTGGTCAGCGTGTTCATCGAGCAGCCCACGCCGTTCCTGTCCCTGTTCTTCCAGCGGCTTCTGCGCCTCCACTACCCCCGGAAACAGCTGCGGCTTTTTATTCATAACCAT GAGCAGCACCACAAGGCTCAGGTGGAGCAGTTCCTGGCAGAGCATGGCGGCGAGTACAAGTCTGTGAAACTGGTGGGCCCCGAGGTGCGGGTGGCAAATGCCGATGCCAGGAACATGGGCGC GGACCTGTGCCGGCAGGACCGTGGCTGCACCTACTACTTCAGTGTGGATGCCGACGTGGCCCTGACCGAGCCCAAGACCCTGCGACTGCTGATCGAGCAGAACAA GAACGTCATCGCCCCGTTGATGACTCGCCACGGGAGGCTGTGGTCGAACTTCTGGGGGGCAATGAGTGCAGATGGCTACTACGCCCGCTCCGAGGACTACGTGGACATTGTGCAGAGGCGGCGTGT TGGCGTCTGGAACGTGCCCTACATCTCGAACATTTACCTGATCAAGGGCAGTGCCCTGCGGGCTGAGCTGCAGCAGACAGATCTGTTCCACCACAGCAAGCTGGACGCCGACATGGCCTTCTGTGCCAATATCCGGCAGCAG GATGTGTTCATGTTCCTGACCAACCGGCACACCTTCGGCCACCTGCTCTCCCTGGACAGCTACCAGACCACCCACCTCCACAACGACCTCTGGGAGGTGTTTAGCAACCCCGAG GACTGGAAGGAGAAGTACATCCATGAGAACTACACCAGGGCCCTGGCGGGGAAGCTGGTGGAGATG CCTTGCCCGGATGTCTACTGGTTCCCCATCTTCACGGAGACGGCCTGTGACGAGCTGGTGGAGGAGATGGAGCACTATGGCCAGTGGTCTCTGGGAGACAATAAG GACAACCGCATCCAGGGTGGCTACGAAAATGTGCCGACCATCGACATCCACATGAACCAGATCAGCTTTGAGCGGGAGTGGCACAAGTTCCTGGTGGAGTACATCGCCCCCATGACGGAGAAGCTGTATCCAGGCTACTACACCAGG GCCCAGTTCGACCTGGCCTTTGTTGTCCGCTACAAGCCTGACGAGCAGCCCTCGCTGATGCCCCACCACGATGCCTCCACCTTCACTGTCAACATCGCCCTGAACCGTGTCGGGGTGGATTACGAG GGCGGGGGCTGTCGGTTCCTGCGTTACAACTGCTCCATCCGAGCCCCACGGAAGGGCTGGACCCTCATGCACCCCGGACGACTCACGCACTACCACGAGGGACTCCCCACCACCAAGGGCACCCGCTACATCGCGGTCTCCTTCGTCGATCCCTAA